From Eriocheir sinensis breed Jianghai 21 chromosome 16, ASM2467909v1, whole genome shotgun sequence, a single genomic window includes:
- the LOC126999171 gene encoding uncharacterized protein LOC126999171 → MTATTTPATGGAAGGAAGAAAGGPKEAKGCQGRSSERGDKCQDINANERLWDGDDAGGDGGGGGAAGGDERTPTHHSHSDRVKERHHPSKSHHRLASNHSRQERHGDKAAYKLVPPDGGWGWMVALGTFLITTLLVMVSPCFGVLFSEYLLNSGSSSTTTAWIFNLQCFLWNATALLTRPLTHEFGWRMVGMCGAAVGATGLMISAFTPSPAFLFFSFSLLTGLGGGLVTCQCFVILPLYFQRRRGLANGIMMSGICMGQLVGPPVARFLQASYGFKGATLIIGALQLNACVGASFFHPPEWHQKKVLVEEEPQEDAPALPTKDKAVGPPDLTNGLVHSPSEASFPGGAAEGEIDGSLAVKARLLSRLEGRRASCSSSRRSSRYNSTLSLASLDVGSLAALPMEDEPKEEEGDLEGQGDILPVRVVRSLIGDLGSVKYMRACILFLGATMCINGYLNFLMMVPFAMAEAGHSPDTAAWSISVCAGCNMVTRFIVSTLSDWPRFKSSVVYSSAFALTASCMFAFTFLSSAEELMAVMALFGFGVGCNMGLYNIVIMEVMGVERLAPVFGTTCLFVAVGFICIGPFIGFMRDVTQSYDVSLRITGGMMLVALTAWLFMPLAKKVDRRREKGKTLLEALKTTTSSSKSTKRGGVCTDSTKREAMTATTTVAEGAAGAKECQEHSTRRRDECQDTYSKEIHWNDDENCCGDGGARGGEDKTPQKHHHHRKSHHRLLDTHRQKSSGNEAAYKLVPPDGGWGWMVALGTFIITSLLPMLGPCFGVLFSEYLLGEGSSSTFTAWIFNAQGFLWNTSGFLTRPLTQEFGWRIVALTGSALAASGLMISAFTPSPAFLFFSFSLLSGLGGGLVTCQCFTILPHYFARRRGLTNGIMMSGICMGQLVGPPLARFLQASYGFRGATLIIGALQLNACVGASFFHAPEWHQKKVLVEEEPQEDAPALPTKDKAVGPPDLTNGLVHSPSEASFPGGAAEWEIDGNLAVREKLLEGLGNRRASWSSSRRSSRYNSKLSLSFIDVGSLAALPVDDEPVEEVDRAEGRRDILPVRVVKTVISDLGALRSLRVCLLCLADTLAYNGTLNFLMMVPFAMLEAGFSLDAAAWCLSVSAGCNLATRFLVCALSDWRHSNNRLVYMCSFVIIAAPILAFPRLKSVDGLMAAMVVFGVGFGANMSLFNIVIIDVVGLEHLGPVFGTSCLFTAVGSICLGLSIGFMRDVTQSYSVSMSIIGGMVLVGLLCWFFMGLAERVDRRREDGKDTSGIMRDVTQSYSVSMWIIGGMELVGFIVWLFMDLAERVDRRREAAFPLLKSVDGLMAAMVVFGVGFGANMSLFNIVIIDVMGLDHLGPVFGTSLPPLPSHSCPTAPLPFPSRFNHPSLPALPFSL, encoded by the exons ATGACAGCCACGACCACACCAGCCACAGGGGGGGCGGCAGGAGgggcggcaggggcggcggcaggGGGGCCAAAAGAAGCCAAAGGGTGCCAGGGCCGCAGCTCCGAAAGAGGAGACAAGTGCCAGGACATAAACGCCAACGAAAGACTCTGGGATGGCGATGATGCAggcggcgacggtggtggtggtggtgctgcaggTGGTGATGAAAGGACGCCCACTCACCACAGCCACAGTGACAGGGTTAAAGAACGACACCATCCCAGCAAGAGTCACCACCGCCTCGCGAGCAACCACAGCCGCCAAGAGAGACATGGGGACAAGGCCGCTTACAAACTGGTGCCGCCCGACGGAGGCTGGGGCTGGATGGTGGCACTGGGCACCTTCTTAATCACG ACGCTGCTGGTGATGGTGTCACCCTGCTTCGGCGTCCTGTTCTCTGAGTACCTGCTGAACTCcggctcctcctccaccaccaccgcctggaTCTTCAACTTGCAGTGCTTTCTGTGGAACGCCACCGCCCTCCTGACGCGGCCACTCACGCACGAGTTCGGGTGGCGCATGGTGGGCATGTGTGGCGCCGCAGTGGGCGCCACGGGGCTCATGATCTCCGCCTTTACCCCCAGccccgccttcctcttcttctccttctccttgttgaCAG GTCTCGGCGGCGGCTTGGTGACCTGCCAGTGCTTCGTTATCCTGCCGCTCTACTTCCAGCGGCGCCGCGGCCTCGCCAACGGCATCATGATGAGCGGCATCTGCATGGGACAGTTAGTGGGGCCGCCCGTCGCCCGCTTCCTGCAGGCTTCCTACGGCTTCAAGGGCGCCACGCTCATCATCGGGGCCCTGCAGCTCAATGCCTGCGTCGGCgcctccttcttccaccctcccgAGTGGCACCAGAAGAAggtgctggtggaggaggagccgCAGGAGGACGCACCGGCCCTGCCCACCAAGGACAAGGCCGTCGGCCCGCCTGACCTGACCAACGGCCTGGTCCACTCGCCCTCTGAGGCGTCCTTCCCTGGCGGCGCCGCGGAAGGGGAGATCGACGGCAGCCTTGCGGTAAAGGCCAGGCTTCTATCGCGTCTTGAAGGGCGAAGGGCGAGCTGCTCCTCCTCTAGACGTTCGTCGAGGTACAACTCCACTTTGAGTCTTGCCTCCCTGGACGTGGGGAGCCTCGCAGCCCTGCCGATGGAGGACGagccaaaagaggaggagggcgacttGGAGGGCCAGGGGGACATCCTTCCAGTGAGGGTCGTGAGGTCACTTATAGGGGACCTCGGTTCAGTGAAGTACATGCGGGCGTGTATCCTGTTTCTGGGCGCCACGATGTGCATTAACGGCTACCTCAACTTCCTAATGATGGTGCCCTTCGCCATGGCGGAGGCCGGCCACTCCCCCGACACCGCGGCCTGGTCCATCTCCGTGTGCGCGGGGTGCAACATGGTGACGCGCTTCATTGTCTCAACGCTCTCGGACTGGCCGCGCTTCAAGAGTTCGGTGGTGTACTCGAGTGCCTTCGCGCTCACCGCCTCCTGCATGTTCG CCTTCACGTTCCTGTCCTCGGCGGAAGAGCTGATGGCGGTCATGGCGTTGTTCGGGTTCGGAGTCGGGTGCAACATGGGACTCTACAACATCGTCATTATGGAAGTGATGGGCGTGGAGCGTCTCGCGCCTGTCTTCGGCACCACCTGCCTCTTCGTCGCCGTCGGGTTCATCTGCATTGGTCCATTTATAG GTTTCATGAGGGACGTGACGCAGAGCTACGATGTCAGCTTGCGTATCACGGGCGGCATGATGCTGGTGGCGCTCACGGCCTGGCTCTTCATGCCCCTCGCGAAGAAGGTGGACCGCCGCAGGGAGAAAGGCAAGACGCTGCTGGAGGCACTGAAGACTAC AACATCATCATCTAAAAGCACGAAGAGAGGTGGGGTGTGCACTGACAGTACAAAAAGAGAAGCCATGACTGCAACAACCACAGTGGCAGAAGGTGCGGCAGGGGCAAAGGAGTGCCAGGAACACAGCACACGAAGAAGAGATGAGTGCCAGGACACATACAGCAAAGAAATACACTGGAATGACGATGAAAACTGTTGTGGTGATGGCGGCGCAAGAGGTGGTGAGGACAAGACAccccaaaaacaccaccaccatagaAAGAGTCACCACCGCCTCTTGGACACCCACCGCCAGAAGAGCAGCGGGAACGAGGCCGCCTACAAGCTTGTGCCGCCCGACGGAGGCTGGGGCTGGATGGTGGCACTGGGCACCTTCATCATTACG TCGCTGCTGCCGATGCTGGGGCCCTGCTTCGGCGTCCTGTTCTCTGAGTACCTGCTGGGCGAAGGCTCCTCCTCCACGTTCACCGCATGGATCTTCAACGCGCAGGGCTTTCTCTGGAACACGAGTGGTTTTTTGACGCGGCCACTCACGCAGGAGTTCGGGTGGCGCATCGTGGCCCTGACTGGCTCCGCGCTGGCTGCCTCGGGGCTCATGATCTCTGCCTTCACCCCAAGccccgccttcctcttcttctctttctccttgttgTCAG gGCTCGGCGGTGGCCTGGTGACCTGCCAGTGCTTCACCATCCTGCCGCACTACTTTGCGCGGCGCCGAGGTCTCACCAACGGCATCATGATGAGCGGCATCTGCATGGGACAGTTGGTGGGCCCACCCTTGGCCCGCTTCCTGCAGGCTTCCTACGGCTTCAGGGGCGCCACGCTCATCATCGGGGCCCTGCAGCTCAATGCCTGCGTCGGCGCCTCCTTCTTCCACGCCCCCGAGTGGCACCAGAAGAAggtgctggtggaggaggagccgCAGGAGGACGCACCGGCCCTCCCCACCAAGGACAAGGCCGTCGGCCCGCCTGACCTGACCAACGGCCTGGTCCACTCGCCCTCTGAGGCATCCTTCCCTGGCGGCGCCGCGGAATGGGAGATCGATGGCAACCTTGCGGTAAGGGAGAAGCTTCTGGAGGGTCTTGGAAACCGAAGGGCGAGCTGGTCCTCCTCCAGGCGGTCGTCGAGGTACAACTCCAAGTTGAGTCTCTCCTTCATAGACGTGGGAAGCCTCGCAGCCCTGCCTGTGGACGACGAGCCAGTAGAGGAGGTTGACAGGGCTGAGGGGCGGAGGGATATCCTTCCTGTGAGGGTCGTGAAGACAGTCATAAGTGACCTCGGTGCTTTGAGATCCCTGAGGGTGTGTCTCCTGTGCCTGGCCGACACGTTGGCTTACAATGGCACCCTTAACTTCCTGATGATGGTGCCCTTCGCCATGTTGGAGGCGGGCTTCTCCCTCGATGCCGCGGCCTGGTGCCTCTCCGTGTCCGCGGGATGCAACTTGGCGACGCGCTTCCTCGTCTGCGCCCTCTCCGACTGGCGGCACTCCAACAACAGACTTGTTTATATGTGCAGCTTCGTGATCATCGCCGCCCCAATCCTCG ccttcccTCGCCTCAAGTCGGTGGACGGGCTGATGGCGGCCATGGTGGTGTTCGGGGTCGGCTTCGGGGCCAACATGAGCCTCTTCAACATCGTCATTATCGACGTGGTGGGCCTAGAGCACCTCGGCCCCGTCTTTGGCACCTCCTGTTTGTTTACAGCCGTTGGGTCCATCTGCCTCGGTCTTTCTATAG GCTTCATGAGGGACGTGACGCAGAGCTACTCCGTCAGCATGTCCATCATTGGCGGCATGGTGCTAGTAGGGCTGTTATGCTGGTTCTTCATGGGGCTGGCGGAGAGGGTGGACCGCCGCAGGGAGGACGGCAAGGACACGTCAG
- the LOC126999498 gene encoding monocarboxylate transporter 13-like: MTAKTTVAAVKASGTAGAKECQDRSTQRNECLDTYCKDRHRDDEDNYGGDGGARGGEDKRNQNQHHRLQSGGDKVAYKLVPPDGGWGWMVALGTFIIMSLLMMLGPCFGVMFSEYLLGEGSSSTLTAWIFNAQGFLWNASSFLTWSLTQEFGWRAVALTGSMLAAAGIMISAFTPSPVFLFFSFSLLSGKW, translated from the exons ATGACTGCTAAGACAACAGTGGCAGCAGTCAAGGCAAGCGGGACGGCAGGGGCAAAGGAGTGCCAGGACCGCAGTACACAAAGAAATGAGTGCCTGGACACATACTGCAAAGACAGACACAGGGATGACGAGGACAATTACGGTGGCGATGGCGGCGCAAGGGGTGGTGAGGACAAGAGAAACCAGAATCAACACCACCGCCTCCAGAGCGGCGGGGACAAGGTCGCCTACAAGCTGGTGCCGCCCGACGGAGGCTGGGGCTGGATGGTGGCACTGGGCACCTTCATCATTATG TCGCTGCTGATGATGCTGGGACCCTGCTTCGGCGTGATGTTTTCGGAGTACCTGCTGGGTGaaggctcctcctccaccttaaccGCCTGGATCTTCAACGCGCAAGGCTTTCTCTGGAATGCAAGCAGTTTCTTGACGTGGTCACTCACGCAGGAGTTCGGGTGGCGCGCCGTGGCCCTGACTGGCTCCATGCTGGCCGCCGCGGGGATCATGATCTCCGCCTTCACCCCAAGccccgtctttctcttcttctccttttccttgttgtCAGGTAAATGGTAG